A window of Halostella salina contains these coding sequences:
- a CDS encoding 50S ribosomal protein L18e, translated as MSKTNPRLSSLVAELKSVARDADANVWKDVAARLEKPRRTHAEVNLGRIERYAEEDETVIVPGKVLGSGALQKSVTVAAVDFSSTAETKIEQVGETVQLEQAVEQNPDGTNVRVIR; from the coding sequence ATGAGTAAGACAAATCCGAGGCTGAGCAGTCTTGTCGCCGAGCTGAAATCGGTGGCGCGAGATGCGGACGCGAACGTCTGGAAGGACGTCGCGGCCCGCCTCGAGAAACCACGCCGTACGCACGCTGAAGTCAATCTCGGCCGCATCGAGCGGTACGCCGAGGAGGACGAGACGGTCATCGTGCCCGGCAAGGTTCTCGGGAGCGGCGCGCTGCAGAAGAGCGTCACCGTCGCCGCCGTCGACTTCTCGTCGACGGCCGAGACGAAGATCGAACAGGTCGGCGAGACCGTCCAGCTCGAACAGGCAGTCGAACAGAACCCCGACGGAACCAACGTGCGGGTGATCCGATGA
- a CDS encoding 30S ribosomal protein S9, translated as MVTNTSGKKKTAIARATVSDGDGKVRINSQPVELVEPELSRLKMLEPFRIAGDEREQVDVDVRVEGGGVSGQADAVRTAIARGVVQHLGDAELRDAFMEFDRSLLVNDVRQSEPKKWGGPGARARYQKSYR; from the coding sequence ATGGTAACCAACACGAGCGGCAAGAAGAAGACCGCAATCGCCCGCGCCACCGTGAGCGACGGGGACGGTAAGGTCCGTATCAACTCCCAGCCAGTCGAGCTGGTCGAACCGGAGCTCTCGCGCCTGAAGATGCTGGAGCCGTTCCGCATCGCCGGCGACGAGCGCGAGCAGGTCGACGTCGACGTCCGCGTCGAGGGCGGCGGCGTCAGCGGACAGGCCGACGCCGTCCGCACCGCCATCGCTCGCGGCGTCGTCCAGCACCTCGGGGACGCCGAACTCCGCGACGCGTTCATGGAGTTCGACCGCTCCCTGCTGGTCAACGACGTGCGCCAGTCCGAGCCCAAGAAGTGGGGCGGCCCCGGCGCACGGGCCCGCTACCAGAAGTCCTACCGCTAA
- a CDS encoding DNA-directed RNA polymerase subunit N, with the protein MMVPVRCFTCGNVVGEHWEEFKARSREGDEDPEKVLDELGVERHCCRRMLVSHKDLVDIVAPYQ; encoded by the coding sequence ATGATGGTCCCAGTCCGGTGTTTCACCTGCGGCAACGTCGTGGGCGAACACTGGGAGGAGTTCAAGGCCCGGTCGCGCGAGGGCGACGAGGACCCGGAGAAGGTCCTCGACGAGCTTGGCGTCGAGCGGCACTGCTGCCGCCGGATGCTCGTGTCGCACAAGGACCTGGTCGACATCGTCGCACCCTACCAGTAA
- a CDS encoding 30S ribosomal protein S13 — translation MSAEEPQDDPEDDEDLRYFVRIGQTDLDGTKAVERSLIEMNGIGRRTARIIADEADVDRKATFGRLDDDEIDRVVDEVESYADTVPEWLTNRRNDFFSGETTHETGNDLSMTRRQDINRMKMISSYKGVRHQRGQKVRGQRTKSTGRTEGTIGVNVEEIREEAAEEEAAEEGGEE, via the coding sequence ATGAGTGCAGAAGAACCACAGGACGACCCCGAAGACGATGAGGACCTTCGGTACTTCGTCCGCATCGGGCAGACGGACCTCGATGGGACGAAGGCCGTAGAGCGATCCCTCATCGAGATGAACGGCATCGGGCGACGAACAGCCCGCATCATCGCCGACGAGGCCGATGTCGACCGCAAGGCGACGTTCGGCCGCCTCGACGACGACGAGATCGACCGCGTGGTCGACGAGGTGGAGAGCTACGCGGACACGGTTCCGGAGTGGCTCACCAACCGCCGGAACGACTTCTTCTCCGGCGAGACCACCCACGAGACCGGCAACGACCTCTCGATGACCCGCCGGCAGGACATCAACCGGATGAAGATGATCAGTTCCTACAAGGGCGTGCGCCACCAGCGCGGACAGAAGGTCCGCGGACAGCGCACCAAGTCCACCGGCCGTACCGAGGGGACTATCGGCGTCAACGTCGAGGAGATCCGCGAGGAAGCCGCCGAGGAAGAAGCCGCCGAGGAGGGTGGTGAGGAATAA
- the moaA gene encoding GTP 3',8-cyclase MoaA, which yields MLADDFGREVTGVRVSLTDRCNFDCVYCHNEGLGDTRGPMDPQDDEMTADEVVRFLEVAAEFDVDSVKFTGGEPMLRDDLAEIVRRTPDEMEVSMTTNGTFLPGRAEDLVDAGLERVNVSQDALDPDDFAKVTKSGAYEQVIEGVEAALDAGLDPVKLNMVVFEQTAGYVPEMVDHVAENEGLQLQLIEYMPELTGRPEWAVDIERVHGWLEEQADRIERREMHGRRRYWVSADDGSAAAGDADEVAADGDAGMVEIVDPVENKSFCANCHRVRVTHEGYLKGCLNRNDDLRSMGEMTKPEIRETFRETVANRVPYYGEYMVENEDGEWEMNEEYLA from the coding sequence ATGCTCGCGGACGACTTCGGTCGGGAGGTGACGGGGGTCAGGGTGTCGCTCACCGACCGGTGTAACTTCGACTGCGTCTACTGCCACAACGAGGGGCTGGGCGACACCCGCGGCCCGATGGACCCGCAGGACGACGAGATGACCGCCGACGAAGTCGTCCGCTTCCTCGAGGTCGCCGCGGAGTTCGACGTCGACTCCGTGAAGTTCACCGGTGGCGAGCCGATGCTCCGCGACGACCTGGCGGAGATCGTCCGCCGCACGCCCGACGAGATGGAGGTGTCGATGACGACCAACGGGACGTTCCTCCCCGGACGCGCCGAGGACCTCGTGGACGCGGGGCTCGAACGCGTCAACGTCTCGCAGGACGCGCTGGACCCCGACGACTTCGCGAAGGTGACCAAAAGCGGCGCGTACGAGCAGGTCATCGAGGGCGTCGAGGCCGCCCTCGACGCCGGACTCGACCCCGTGAAGCTCAACATGGTCGTGTTCGAGCAGACCGCGGGGTACGTCCCCGAGATGGTCGATCACGTCGCCGAAAACGAGGGGCTGCAGCTTCAGCTCATCGAGTACATGCCCGAACTGACTGGCCGCCCGGAGTGGGCGGTCGACATCGAGCGCGTCCACGGCTGGCTGGAGGAGCAGGCCGACCGGATCGAGCGCCGCGAGATGCACGGCCGCCGGCGCTACTGGGTGAGCGCGGACGACGGGAGCGCGGCAGCGGGCGACGCGGACGAAGTGGCGGCGGACGGCGACGCCGGGATGGTCGAGATCGTCGACCCCGTCGAAAACAAGTCGTTCTGCGCGAACTGCCACCGCGTGCGTGTCACGCACGAAGGATACCTCAAGGGCTGTCTCAACCGCAACGACGACCTGCGGTCGATGGGCGAGATGACGAAGCCGGAGATCCGCGAGACGTTCCGCGAGACGGTGGCCAACCGCGTCCCCTACTACGGCGAGTACATGGTCGAGAACGAGGACGGCGAGTGGGAGATGAACGAGGAGTACCTGGCGTAA
- a CDS encoding molybdenum cofactor guanylyltransferase — MSTGVIVAGGRSTRFGEADKAVAELAGTPMIRRVADRIAPAVDALVVNCRTDQTAAIREALAGYERPVTYAEDPEPDEGPIAGIRTGLRAVGDEYALVVACDMPFVDPNVATLLFERAEGHDAAVPRRGEHVEPTHAVYRASAMAAACEDTLAAGNRKVADALADLDYVAVDEADIRAVGSLDTFENVNTREGFAAAAERIEAGRR; from the coding sequence ATGTCAACGGGCGTGATCGTCGCCGGCGGGCGCTCGACGCGGTTCGGCGAGGCGGACAAAGCCGTGGCGGAACTGGCCGGGACGCCGATGATCCGCCGGGTCGCCGACCGGATAGCGCCCGCCGTGGACGCCCTGGTGGTGAACTGCCGGACGGACCAGACGGCGGCGATCCGGGAGGCGCTGGCGGGGTACGAGCGTCCGGTGACGTACGCGGAGGACCCGGAACCGGACGAGGGGCCGATCGCGGGGATCCGAACGGGACTCCGCGCCGTCGGCGACGAGTACGCACTCGTCGTCGCCTGCGACATGCCGTTCGTCGACCCGAACGTGGCGACACTGTTGTTCGAGCGCGCCGAGGGCCACGACGCCGCGGTACCGCGCCGCGGCGAACACGTCGAGCCGACCCATGCGGTCTACCGGGCGTCGGCGATGGCGGCGGCCTGCGAGGATACCCTCGCCGCGGGAAACCGCAAGGTCGCGGACGCGCTGGCCGACCTCGACTACGTCGCCGTCGACGAGGCCGACATCCGGGCGGTCGGCTCGCTCGACACGTTCGAGAACGTGAACACGCGCGAGGGGTTCGCGGCCGCCGCCGAGCGGATCGAGGCGGGGCGACGCTGA
- a CDS encoding 50S ribosomal protein L13 gives MSIAEFEADLVVDAGDCILGRVASQVAEAALNGDRVAVINAEEAVITGGEEDIMSTFRKRRELGSDSGPYYPKRPDEILKRSIRGMLPYKKQRGREAFENVRVYVGNPHDRDGEILEGTSLDRLSNIRFVHLGDVSEQLGANVTW, from the coding sequence ATGAGTATCGCCGAGTTCGAAGCCGACCTCGTCGTGGATGCGGGCGACTGCATCCTCGGTCGGGTCGCAAGTCAGGTCGCGGAAGCAGCACTGAACGGCGACCGCGTCGCCGTGATCAACGCCGAGGAGGCGGTCATCACGGGCGGCGAGGAGGACATCATGTCCACCTTCCGGAAGCGCCGGGAACTGGGCTCCGACAGCGGGCCGTACTACCCGAAGCGGCCGGACGAGATCCTGAAGCGCTCGATCCGCGGGATGCTCCCCTACAAGAAGCAGCGCGGTCGCGAGGCGTTCGAGAACGTCCGCGTCTACGTGGGCAACCCCCACGACCGCGACGGGGAGATCCTCGAGGGCACGTCGCTGGACCGGCTGTCGAACATCCGTTTCGTCCATCTGGGCGATGTCAGCGAGCAACTGGGTGCTAACGTCACATGGTAA
- a CDS encoding winged helix-turn-helix domain-containing protein yields MDDPAGADAAFEALGSEPRLRALRALVDDEGRPTSRSFSELFEATDVDTTAGFSYHLRQLTDRYVRKDEESYELTYAGLRVARAVAAGTYTESVDSDPIPLDDDCPLCGEAALVATVADNVTTVACDACDRAVLELPFPPSGHDTHGDDLPRAFDVHHRHRIAGFSEGVCPECGGAVDAEAEAAGDPGPAVATFTCEACGARLRCPVTLATLNHPAVVAFYHDHGRDVRDRPLWNVGDEWRERVVSEEPWCVRVTTRLDDEELQLFVARDATVVEHRRREVEGRSEVTEESRVEGSEAAAVDDESEGASA; encoded by the coding sequence ATGGACGACCCCGCCGGTGCCGACGCCGCGTTCGAGGCGCTCGGAAGCGAGCCGCGTCTCAGGGCGCTGCGCGCGCTCGTCGACGACGAGGGGCGACCGACCAGCCGGTCGTTCTCGGAGCTGTTCGAGGCGACCGATGTCGACACGACGGCGGGCTTCTCGTACCACCTCCGGCAGCTGACCGACCGCTACGTCCGGAAGGACGAGGAGTCGTACGAACTCACCTACGCCGGGCTCCGCGTCGCCCGCGCCGTCGCGGCCGGGACGTACACCGAGAGCGTGGACAGCGACCCGATCCCCCTCGACGACGACTGCCCGCTCTGTGGCGAGGCGGCGCTTGTCGCGACGGTCGCTGACAACGTGACGACCGTCGCCTGCGACGCCTGTGACCGGGCGGTGCTGGAACTCCCCTTCCCGCCCAGCGGCCACGACACGCACGGCGACGACCTGCCGCGGGCATTCGACGTGCATCACCGCCACCGGATCGCCGGGTTCTCCGAGGGCGTCTGTCCGGAGTGTGGCGGCGCGGTCGACGCGGAAGCGGAGGCGGCGGGCGACCCGGGGCCCGCGGTGGCGACGTTCACCTGCGAGGCCTGCGGCGCGCGGCTACGCTGTCCGGTGACGCTGGCGACCCTGAACCACCCCGCGGTCGTCGCCTTCTACCACGACCACGGCCGCGACGTGCGCGACCGGCCGCTGTGGAACGTCGGCGACGAGTGGCGCGAGCGCGTCGTCTCCGAGGAGCCGTGGTGTGTCCGGGTGACGACCCGGCTTGACGACGAGGAGCTACAGCTGTTCGTCGCCCGCGACGCGACCGTCGTGGAGCACCGGCGGCGGGAGGTGGAGGGCCGAAGCGAAGTGACCGAGGAATCGCGCGTCGAGGGGTCGGAGGCGGCGGCCGTCGATGACGAGAGCGAGGGTGCGTCGGCCTGA
- a CDS encoding DNA-directed RNA polymerase subunit K, with amino-acid sequence MSTNERFTRYEKARILGARALQVSYGAPVLIDTDQTEPILIAAEEYDAGVLPFTVNREMQ; translated from the coding sequence ATGTCCACCAACGAACGCTTCACACGGTACGAGAAGGCACGCATCCTCGGCGCGCGAGCGCTGCAGGTGTCCTACGGCGCGCCGGTGCTCATCGACACGGACCAGACGGAGCCGATCCTGATCGCCGCCGAGGAGTACGACGCCGGCGTGCTGCCCTTCACCGTCAACAGGGAGATGCAATGA
- a CDS encoding DNA-directed RNA polymerase subunit D, with the protein MAEEYDVQFIEREDRSARFLVRGVTPAFANGIRRAMIADVPTLSVETVRVIENSSVMFDEQIAHRLGMVPLTTPADEFEAGDTVTLSIDVEGPDTAYSGDLVSADSQVEPADDNVPIIDLKDDQRLELEAEAVLDTGKDHAKHQGGVAVGYRHLQYVEVLGDASEFEEQESNVLRGVIEEREAEHADADAANGDLVLTESFDNDLSERYPGKEVAVHDVDNAFVFHVETDGSFTVEELVTRAVDTLEDRATELRDAVQL; encoded by the coding sequence ATGGCTGAGGAGTACGACGTCCAGTTCATCGAACGCGAGGACCGGTCCGCCAGGTTCCTCGTCCGGGGCGTCACGCCGGCCTTCGCCAACGGCATCCGCCGGGCGATGATCGCCGACGTGCCGACGCTCTCGGTCGAGACCGTGCGGGTGATCGAGAACTCGTCGGTGATGTTCGACGAGCAGATCGCACACCGGCTCGGCATGGTGCCGCTGACGACGCCCGCCGACGAATTCGAGGCTGGCGACACGGTCACCCTGAGCATCGACGTGGAGGGGCCGGACACGGCCTACTCCGGTGACCTCGTCAGCGCCGACAGCCAGGTCGAACCGGCCGACGACAACGTGCCGATCATCGACCTGAAGGACGACCAGCGCCTCGAACTGGAGGCCGAAGCGGTGCTCGACACCGGGAAGGACCACGCCAAACACCAGGGCGGGGTCGCGGTCGGCTACCGCCACCTCCAGTACGTCGAGGTCCTCGGCGACGCCAGCGAGTTCGAGGAGCAGGAGTCGAACGTCCTGCGCGGCGTCATCGAGGAGCGCGAGGCCGAACACGCCGACGCCGACGCGGCGAACGGCGACCTCGTGCTCACCGAGTCGTTCGACAACGACCTCTCGGAGCGCTACCCCGGCAAGGAGGTCGCGGTCCACGACGTCGACAACGCGTTCGTGTTCCACGTCGAGACCGACGGCTCGTTCACGGTCGAAGAACTCGTGACCCGGGCGGTCGACACGCTGGAGGACCGGGCGACGGAACTCCGCGACGCGGTCCAACTATAG
- a CDS encoding Mrp/NBP35 family ATP-binding protein encodes MDADDVLDLLREVEDPDLGDDIVSLNLVNDVTVDGETARVSLALGAPYSPNETGIADRVREVLADAGLEADLSAEVDDGISADEQVLPNVENIIAVASGKGGVGKSTVAVNLAAGLSKLGARVGLFDADVYGPNVPRMVDADEVPQATADETIVPPEQYGMQLMSMAFLVGEDDPVIWRGPMVHKILTQLWEDVEWGHLDYMVVDLPPGTGDTQLTLLQSVPIAGAVIVTTPQEVALDDARKGLEMFGKHDTPVLGIAENMATFKCPDCGGEHPIFGEGGGERFAAENDMPFLGSVPLDPAVRHGGDEGEPIVLDEDSETGQAFRDMTERVANNVGIVKRRRQ; translated from the coding sequence ATGGACGCAGACGACGTGCTCGACCTGTTGCGCGAGGTCGAGGACCCGGACCTCGGCGACGACATCGTCTCCCTGAACCTCGTCAACGACGTGACCGTCGACGGCGAGACGGCGCGAGTGTCGCTGGCGCTCGGCGCGCCGTACTCCCCGAACGAGACGGGGATCGCGGACCGCGTGCGCGAGGTGCTCGCCGACGCGGGGCTGGAAGCGGACCTCTCCGCCGAGGTCGACGACGGCATCTCGGCCGACGAGCAGGTGTTGCCCAACGTCGAGAACATCATCGCCGTGGCGAGCGGGAAAGGCGGCGTCGGCAAGAGCACGGTCGCCGTCAACCTCGCGGCCGGGCTGTCGAAGCTCGGCGCGCGGGTCGGCCTGTTCGACGCCGACGTGTACGGCCCGAACGTGCCGCGGATGGTCGACGCCGACGAGGTGCCACAGGCGACGGCCGACGAGACGATCGTCCCGCCCGAGCAGTACGGGATGCAGCTGATGAGCATGGCCTTCCTCGTCGGCGAGGACGACCCCGTCATCTGGCGCGGCCCGATGGTCCACAAGATCCTCACGCAGCTGTGGGAGGACGTGGAGTGGGGCCACCTCGATTACATGGTCGTCGACCTGCCGCCGGGCACCGGCGACACCCAGCTCACCCTGCTCCAGAGCGTCCCCATCGCCGGGGCCGTCATCGTCACGACGCCCCAGGAGGTGGCGCTGGACGACGCCCGCAAGGGCCTGGAGATGTTCGGCAAGCACGACACGCCCGTCCTCGGGATCGCCGAGAACATGGCGACGTTCAAATGTCCCGACTGCGGCGGCGAACACCCCATCTTCGGCGAGGGCGGCGGCGAGCGCTTTGCCGCCGAGAATGACATGCCGTTCCTCGGCTCCGTGCCGCTCGACCCGGCGGTGCGCCACGGCGGCGACGAGGGCGAACCCATCGTGCTGGACGAGGACAGCGAGACGGGCCAGGCGTTCCGCGACATGACCGAGCGCGTCGCCAACAACGTCGGCATCGTCAAGCGCCGCCGGCAGTAG
- a CDS encoding archaeal proteasome endopeptidase complex subunit alpha: MQGHDQTAYDRGVTVFSPDGRLYQVEYAREAVTRGHPVVGVRYDDGVALAANGRRRSPLQEADSVEKLHAVDDHLGIATAGHVADARRLVDHARVTAQRERLRYGEPMPVEALAKSLADLVQETTQTGGARPFGAALLVAGVDRDGPALYEVDPSGTPTGWRAAAVGGDGTVVEHLEGAYESDLGESGAVEIALDALRTDADDELSDEDVDVATVTADGYRAGALD, translated from the coding sequence ATGCAGGGACACGATCAGACGGCCTACGACCGCGGCGTCACGGTGTTCTCGCCGGACGGCCGGCTGTATCAGGTTGAGTACGCCCGCGAGGCAGTCACGCGTGGCCACCCCGTCGTCGGCGTCCGGTACGACGACGGCGTCGCCCTCGCGGCGAACGGCCGAAGGCGCTCGCCGCTCCAGGAGGCCGACAGCGTCGAGAAGCTCCATGCCGTCGACGACCACCTCGGGATCGCCACCGCGGGCCACGTCGCCGACGCCCGGCGGCTCGTCGACCACGCCCGCGTGACCGCCCAGCGCGAGCGCCTGCGCTACGGCGAGCCGATGCCCGTCGAGGCGCTCGCCAAGTCGCTGGCCGACCTCGTGCAGGAGACGACTCAGACCGGCGGCGCGCGGCCGTTCGGCGCGGCGCTGCTCGTCGCGGGCGTCGACCGGGACGGCCCCGCGCTGTACGAGGTCGACCCCTCCGGCACGCCGACCGGCTGGCGGGCCGCGGCGGTCGGCGGCGACGGGACGGTCGTCGAACATCTCGAAGGTGCGTACGAGTCGGACCTCGGGGAATCCGGGGCCGTCGAGATCGCGCTGGACGCGCTCCGGACGGACGCGGATGACGAGCTGTCGGACGAGGACGTGGACGTTGCGACGGTGACGGCGGACGGCTACCGGGCGGGTGCGCTCGACTGA
- a CDS encoding Ntn hydrolase family protein, which yields MERPSGPATAHGRTDATTDHGDGTATDAPVAKTGTTTVGLAAADGVVLAADRRASLGGRFVANKGVDKVEQVHPTAAMTLSGSVGDAQAVVRQIRSEASLYETRRGRPMSMDALARVTGDLLRGAPVTPVLGGVDADGSHVYDLDGGGGVMADDYAATGSGMQLAYGVLERRYDPDASLDDAVGAAADAIAAASERDNASGNGVLVARVTDDGVTFEPHDDAAEVA from the coding sequence ATGGAACGACCCTCCGGGCCGGCGACGGCCCACGGCCGAACGGACGCGACGACAGACCACGGCGACGGCACCGCGACGGACGCGCCCGTCGCGAAGACCGGCACCACCACCGTCGGCCTCGCAGCCGCCGACGGCGTCGTCCTCGCGGCCGACCGCCGGGCGAGCCTCGGCGGGCGGTTCGTCGCGAACAAGGGCGTCGACAAGGTCGAGCAGGTCCACCCGACCGCGGCGATGACGCTGTCGGGGTCGGTCGGCGACGCGCAGGCGGTCGTCCGGCAGATCCGCTCCGAGGCGAGCCTCTACGAGACGCGGCGCGGTCGCCCGATGTCGATGGACGCGCTGGCGCGGGTGACCGGCGACCTGCTCCGCGGTGCGCCTGTGACCCCCGTGCTCGGCGGGGTTGACGCCGACGGCTCCCACGTCTACGACCTCGACGGCGGGGGCGGCGTGATGGCCGACGACTACGCCGCGACGGGCAGCGGGATGCAGCTCGCGTACGGCGTCCTCGAACGGCGGTACGACCCGGACGCGAGCCTCGACGACGCGGTCGGCGCTGCGGCCGACGCCATCGCCGCCGCCAGCGAACGCGACAACGCCAGCGGGAACGGCGTGCTGGTCGCCCGTGTCACGGACGACGGCGTGACGTTCGAGCCACACGACGACGCGGCGGAGGTGGCGTAG
- a CDS encoding 30S ribosomal protein S4: MPLGSKTKAYETPNHPFQGERIASEHDLVGRYGLKNKEELWRAQSELRSYRREARALLGRAQGDAEVAAQRGDEFLARLKRIGVLDEEDSLDDILSLEINDVLERRLQTVAYRKGLANTPEQARQFIVHGHVVVGDARVTRPSYKVDVDEEAHVDFDETSPLADELHPERAEEQ, from the coding sequence ATGCCGCTCGGTAGCAAGACGAAGGCCTACGAGACGCCGAACCACCCGTTCCAGGGCGAGCGCATCGCCTCGGAGCACGACCTGGTCGGCCGCTACGGCCTCAAGAACAAGGAGGAACTCTGGCGCGCCCAGTCCGAACTGCGTTCGTACCGCCGCGAGGCGCGGGCGCTGCTCGGTCGCGCACAGGGCGACGCGGAGGTCGCCGCCCAGCGGGGCGACGAGTTCCTCGCCCGCCTGAAGCGCATCGGCGTGCTCGACGAGGAGGACAGCCTCGACGACATCCTGTCCCTGGAGATCAACGACGTGCTCGAGCGTCGTCTCCAGACCGTCGCCTACCGCAAGGGCCTGGCGAACACGCCCGAGCAGGCGCGGCAGTTCATCGTTCACGGCCACGTCGTCGTCGGCGACGCCCGCGTCACGCGGCCGTCGTACAAGGTCGACGTCGACGAGGAGGCTCACGTCGACTTCGACGAGACGAGCCCGCTCGCGGACGAACTCCACCCCGAACGCGCGGAGGAACAATAA
- a CDS encoding GNAT family N-acetyltransferase, whose product MAFLEGSSVELVPLDPDRTAHVRAYAQSRTDPEMRTTGAYGGTVTREEASEWIERKQSTEAPNALCAIRVAGDVVGWAGCTLQDLRARTATLGFYVLPEEQGNGYATEAMSLLVDYAFDELNAHKVEAKVQCGAGASERVLEKLGFEHEGTRRDHYFKDGEYKDICLWGAMEDEIDPP is encoded by the coding sequence ATGGCGTTCCTCGAAGGTTCCAGCGTCGAGCTCGTCCCACTGGACCCTGACCGGACGGCTCACGTCCGGGCCTACGCGCAGTCGCGGACGGACCCGGAGATGCGGACGACGGGCGCGTACGGCGGCACGGTGACCCGGGAGGAGGCCAGCGAGTGGATCGAACGGAAGCAGTCGACCGAGGCTCCCAACGCGCTGTGTGCGATACGCGTCGCCGGGGATGTCGTCGGCTGGGCCGGATGCACGCTGCAGGACCTGCGTGCCCGGACCGCGACGCTCGGGTTCTACGTGCTGCCGGAGGAGCAGGGCAACGGGTACGCGACGGAGGCCATGTCGCTGCTCGTCGACTACGCGTTCGACGAACTGAACGCTCACAAGGTCGAAGCGAAGGTCCAGTGTGGTGCCGGTGCCAGCGAGCGCGTGCTGGAAAAGCTCGGGTTCGAACACGAGGGGACCCGCCGGGACCACTACTTCAAGGACGGCGAGTACAAGGACATCTGTCTGTGGGGCGCGATGGAGGACGAGATCGACCCGCCGTAA
- a CDS encoding 30S ribosomal protein S11, which translates to MSESEDAKWGIAHVHASFNNTIITVTDLTGAETVAKSSGGAVVKQNRDEASPYAAMQMAETVAEEVLAAGVEGVHVRVRGPGGNLQKSPGPGAQATIRALARAGLEIGRIEDVTPIPHDGSRAPKGKGGF; encoded by the coding sequence ATGAGCGAATCCGAAGACGCGAAGTGGGGCATCGCCCACGTGCACGCATCGTTCAACAACACCATCATCACCGTCACTGACCTGACCGGCGCGGAGACGGTCGCGAAGTCCTCCGGCGGCGCGGTCGTCAAGCAGAACCGCGACGAGGCGTCCCCGTACGCGGCCATGCAGATGGCCGAGACGGTGGCCGAGGAGGTGCTGGCGGCCGGCGTCGAGGGCGTTCACGTCCGCGTGCGCGGCCCCGGCGGCAACCTCCAGAAGAGCCCCGGCCCGGGCGCACAGGCGACGATCCGAGCGCTCGCCCGCGCCGGCCTGGAGATCGGTCGCATCGAGGACGTCACGCCGATCCCGCACGACGGGTCGCGCGCCCCCAAAGGGAAGGGCGGATTCTAA
- a CDS encoding uracil-DNA glycosylase yields MDAHQQDTANPFGMDEDCENCPALCETREQVVHGYGDVGADFVFVGERPGPGADQTGVPFTGDSDSEAFLSVLRRLGLCASPADSDEPELHNAFLTYLTRCRDPERPPTDEEIRTCEPYLNAEVRMINPEIIVPVGERALAEIATEYTTTPAEEFDIAEHHGEPIRGRGFELVPMVPPGDASDERTQTFVESFSELMASDYRQTKGRRSR; encoded by the coding sequence GTGGACGCACACCAGCAGGACACCGCGAACCCGTTCGGGATGGACGAGGACTGCGAGAACTGTCCCGCCCTCTGCGAGACACGGGAGCAGGTCGTCCACGGCTACGGCGACGTTGGCGCGGACTTCGTCTTCGTCGGCGAACGCCCCGGTCCGGGCGCGGACCAGACGGGCGTCCCCTTCACCGGCGATTCGGACAGCGAGGCGTTCCTCTCGGTCCTACGCCGACTCGGACTCTGTGCCTCCCCGGCCGACAGCGACGAGCCGGAGCTACACAACGCCTTCCTGACGTATCTCACGCGCTGTCGGGACCCCGAGCGCCCGCCGACCGACGAGGAGATCCGGACCTGTGAGCCGTACCTCAACGCCGAGGTCCGGATGATAAACCCGGAGATCATCGTTCCCGTCGGGGAGCGCGCGCTCGCGGAGATAGCGACCGAGTACACGACGACGCCGGCCGAGGAGTTCGACATCGCCGAGCACCACGGCGAGCCGATCCGCGGGCGGGGGTTCGAACTCGTCCCGATGGTCCCGCCGGGCGACGCCAGCGACGAACGGACCCAGACGTTCGTCGAGTCGTTCTCGGAGCTGATGGCCAGCGACTACCGGCAGACGAAGGGTCGGCGCAGCCGGTAG